The Montipora foliosa isolate CH-2021 chromosome 14, ASM3666993v2, whole genome shotgun sequence genome window below encodes:
- the LOC137984534 gene encoding uncharacterized protein: MESRLSRNLTKLEQPETIKKLSLKLPFSLRVRWRRLVDEIMENQGRAIRFNDLAEFVDHEARVATNPLFGKIVEDSRPRPDTRRGLLNEGSHEKTKERRSFASHVNNCLTSPATRELPSSDLPPVEEVSCLYCKDHHALESCKSLRSRPYGERIEFMKSKRLCFGCLSTEHIARNCPKQKTCAIVNCTRKHPAVLHTNSVARCPEANNAAASTSSREEVLRVQSAMVNTDGRISPFVGTDTSRTAMAIVPVKVWPKENGTPS; the protein is encoded by the coding sequence ATGGAGAGTAGACTAAGTAGGAACCTAACCAAGCTTGAGCAACCCGAAACCATTAAGAAGTTATCTCTGAAGTTGCCGTTCAGTTTAAGAGTAAGATGGCGCCGCTTGGTAGATGAAATCATGGAGAATCAAGGAAGGGCTATCCGGTTTAATGACCTCGCTGAGTTTGTCGACCATGAAGCTCGCGTAGCCACCAACCCTCTCTTCGGGAAGATTGTCGAAGACTCTAGGCCTAGACCTGATACACGTCGAGGTCTCTTGAATGAAGGATCCCAcgagaaaacgaaagaaagacgTAGTTTTGCTTCGCATGTTAACAATTGCCTGACCTCACCTGCTACCAGGGAATTGCCAAGTTCAGACTTACCTCCAGTAGAAGAAGTCTCTTGCCTTTATTGCAAGGATCATCACGCCCTAGAGAGCTGCAAATCTCTTAGGAGTCGCCCCTACGGGGAACGAATCGAGTTTATGAAGTCTAAGCGTCTTTGCTTCGGTTGTTTGTCCACTGAGCACATAGCAAGGAATTGTCCGAAGCAGAAAACGTGTGCAATTGTCAACTGCACAAGGAAACATCCAGCAGTTCTCCATACGAATTCTGTTGCACGTTGCCCAGAAGCTAACAATGCCGCAGCAAGTACTTCGTCTCGCGAGGAGGTTCTGCGTGTTCAAAGTGCTATGGTCAATACAGACGGAAGAATTAGTCCCTTTGTTGGGACAGACACCTCGAGGACAGCTATGGCCATTGTTCCAGTTAAAGTATGGCCTAAAGAAAATGGGACACCTTCTTAG
- the LOC137984535 gene encoding uncharacterized protein yields MFYQVRVAEEDRTFLRFLWWPEGNLDENLEEYQMVGHLFGKASSPACSNFALRKMAEDNSDHFPREVVSSINKNFYVDDCLKSLPSTEEALQHASDLKCLLSRGGFHLTNWVSNSRRVLDAIPEAERAKEVKNLDLNKEDLPFERALGVRWCIETDTFGFKIDLKHSPPTRRGILSVVSSVYDPLGLAAPFVLPAKRLLQDLCPEKLEWDDAISSKYEVFWERWLADLPKLSKFSVERCLKPDGFGVITSSQLHHFADASEIGYGSVSYLRLVNARNEAHCSFFRAKSRVAPLKMITIPRLELSEAVTAVKQDRLLKRELEISVNARSVFWTDSTAVLRYVKNETNRYHTIVANRVAIIRDGSQPNQWFHVNGDNNPADDASRGFTADIFLRERRWLTGLAFLWKHDIMWPAQDELFGEIANNDPEVKREVRASLSSLSTPKSHYCSMLANVPHGLCW; encoded by the coding sequence ATGTTTTACCAGGTTAGAGTAGCCGAAGAAGACCGAACCTTTCTCCGTTTCCTGTGGTGGCCTGAGGGTAATCTGGACGAAAATCTCGAAGAGTATCAGATGGTTGGGCATTTGTTTGGAAAAGCTTCATCTCCAGCATGTTCCAACTTTGCCCTGCGAAAGATGGCAGAGGACAACAGCGACCACTTTCCAAGGGAAGTTGTAAGCTCGATTAACAAGAACTTTTATGTAGACGATTGCCTGAAATCCTTACCATCAACTGAAGAAGCTTTACAACATGCAAGTGATTTAAAATGTTTGCTGTCAAGAGGTGGATTTCATCTGACCAACTGGGTTAGTAATAGTCGCAGAGTCCTTGATGCCATCCCTGAAGCCGAGCGCGCCAAAGAAGTAAAGAACTTGGACCTTAATAAAGAAGATCTACCATTCGAAAGAGCCCTTGGAGTTCGATGGTGCATCGAAACGGATACTTTTGGGTTCAAGATAGACCTGAAACATAGCCCACCCACACGAAGAGGAATCCTTTCGGTTGTGAGTTCAGTTTATGATCCTCTTGGTCTCGCTGCACCGTTCGTGTTGCCAGCCAAACGCTTGCTTCAAGATTTATGCCCGGAGAAGCTAGAATGGGATGATGCGATCTCCTCAAAGTACGAGGTTTTTTGGGAACGATGGTTGgcagatttacccaaattgtctAAATTCTCTGTCGAACGCTGCCTGAAGCCAGATGGTTTTGGTGTCATTACGTCCAGTCAGCTGCATCATTTTGCTGATGCATCTGAAATCGGTTATGGGTCAGTTAGTTATCTTCGGCTTGTCAATGCCCGCAATGAAGCCCATTGCTCCTTTTTCCGCGCTAAGTCACGTGTCGCTCCGTTGAAGATGATAACGATCCCTCGTCTGGAGTTGTCTGAAGCGGTAACAGCTGTTAAGCAAGACAGATTATTGAAGAGGGAGTTGGAGATCTCAGTCAATGCAAGGTCGGTCTTTTGGACGGACAGTACCGCAGTTCTGCGCTACGTCAAGAATGAAACAAACCGGTACCACACCATTGTTGCCAATAGGGTGGCGATTATTCGTGACGGGTCCCAGCCTAATCAGTGGTTTCATGTCAATGGCGATAATAACCCTGCTGATGACGCCTCGCGTGGTTTTACGGCAGATATTTTCCTTCGTGAACGTCGTTGGTTAACGGGGCTGGCATTCCTTTGGAAGCATGACATCATGTGGCCAGCGCAAGATGAGCTATTTGGCGAGATTGCAAATAATGATCCTGAAGTGAAAAGAGAAGTTCGAGCCAGCCTGTCTTCTCTGAGCACCCCTAAAAGTCATTATTGCAGTATGCTAGCAAATGTTCCTCATGGTCTCTGCTGGTGA
- the LOC137984536 gene encoding uncharacterized protein, giving the protein MADFPEERVRPDRPPFTSVDLDFFGPFQVRCGRSLFKRYGVIFTCLAIRAVHIEVAFSFDTDSFLLAPRRFIARRGQVKEIYSDNGTNFTSGERELHDAISEWNQKKIHNSLLQKNIKWTFSPPDGSHFVGIWERCIRTIRKILRSLLREQITDDESLLTLMCEVESILNSRPISAVSSDPCDLEALTPNHLLLLKSEPPLASWSIPAQRSTFKTPLEASAVSRGCVLEEMMQGISSPFTDSSKMGSSKGKSGSWRHRYCRN; this is encoded by the coding sequence ATGGCTGACTTTCCAGAAGAGCGCGTTCGACCTGACAGACCACCGTTCACGTCAGTTGACTTAGATTTCTTTGGTCCATTCCAAGTTCGTTGTGGTCGTAGTCTCTTTAAGAGATACGGTGTAATTTTCACCTGCTTAGCTATCCGCGCTGTGCATATAGAAGTTGCTTTCAGCTTCGACACAGACTCCTTTCTGTTGGCTCCTCGAAGATTTATTGCGAGAAGAGGTCAAGTAAAGGAAATCTATTCAGACAATGGCACCAATTTCACAAGTGGTGAGCGAGAGCTCCACGATGCTATTTCAGAGTGGAACCAAAAGAAAATCCACAATTCTCTATTgcagaaaaatatcaagtgGACCTTCAGCCCCCCTGACGGTTCCCATTTTGTTGGTATCTGGGAAAGATGCATACGAACCATCAGGAAGATTCTTCGGTCCTTACTGAGGGAACAAATAACCGATGATGAAAGTCTACTCACGCTAATGTGCGAGGTCGAGAGCATCCTTAACAGTCGACCCATTTCGGCCGTATCCAGCGACCCTTGCGACTTGGAGGCCTTGACTCCCAATCATTTGCTTTTACTAAAATCTGAACCCCCCCTTGCCTCCTGGTCTATTCCAGCACAAAGATCTACTTTCAAGACGCCGTTAGAGGCAAGTGCAGTATCTCGCGGATGTGTTTTGGAGGAGATGATGCAAGGAATTTCTTCCCCTTTTACAGATTCCTCAAAAATGGGTTCGTCCAAGGGGAAATCTGGCAGTTGGAGACATCGCTATTGTCGCAACTGA